A portion of the Limosilactobacillus reuteri genome contains these proteins:
- a CDS encoding HD domain-containing protein, with translation MNHFYDEKLRREKVFRDPIHGQIIVDNQIIMDLINTPEFQRLRRIKQLGTSSFTFHGAEHSRFGHCLGVYEITRQMCNYFQRNYPSQHPGDGLWDDHERPVALCAALLHDLGHGPYSHTFEHIFHTNHERITRQLITDSSTNINKILQRVSPDFPHQVASVIDHTYENPQVVQMISSQVDADRMDYLQRDAYYTGTNYGKFDLDRVLHVMRPAKRGIAFEISGMHAVEDYIISRLQMYLQVYFHPVSRSMEVILDHLLMRAKYIYQHPNDFEPDFTPHMLMPFFNGKFTLDDYLALDDGVLTTYFIHWTHSRDDILSDLASRFLNRRPFKSVIYDQNTQKLLPTLRKLIQTAGFNSQYYTAVNDSFKLPYDTYHPQDSNTQTQIELLQPNGDSIELSQVSTLVASVSGREAGDQRFFFPKEMLETRNNIEIFEPIYEEFQSYIKNNHIINPKEQK, from the coding sequence ATGAATCACTTTTATGACGAAAAACTTCGCCGTGAAAAGGTTTTTCGCGATCCAATTCACGGACAAATTATTGTCGATAATCAAATTATTATGGACTTAATTAATACGCCTGAATTCCAACGATTACGACGAATCAAGCAGCTAGGAACTTCATCATTTACCTTTCATGGCGCAGAGCATTCACGCTTTGGCCACTGCCTAGGCGTCTATGAAATTACCCGCCAAATGTGCAACTATTTTCAGCGAAACTATCCTAGTCAGCACCCTGGCGACGGCCTATGGGATGATCATGAACGGCCGGTTGCTTTATGCGCAGCCCTCCTCCATGATTTAGGTCACGGTCCTTATTCCCACACATTTGAACATATTTTCCATACAAACCATGAGCGAATTACCCGCCAGTTGATCACCGATAGCAGCACTAACATTAATAAGATATTACAACGGGTTTCACCTGACTTCCCCCATCAAGTTGCTAGTGTGATCGACCATACTTATGAGAATCCACAAGTAGTTCAAATGATTTCAAGTCAGGTTGACGCAGACCGAATGGACTACTTGCAACGAGACGCGTATTACACAGGAACAAACTACGGAAAGTTTGATCTTGATCGTGTTCTTCATGTTATGCGACCGGCTAAGAGGGGGATTGCCTTTGAAATTTCGGGGATGCATGCGGTAGAAGATTACATTATCAGCCGGCTCCAGATGTACCTGCAAGTCTACTTTCATCCCGTTTCTCGTTCAATGGAAGTTATCTTGGACCACCTCTTAATGCGGGCAAAATATATTTACCAGCACCCAAATGACTTTGAACCTGACTTCACCCCTCATATGCTGATGCCGTTTTTTAATGGTAAGTTCACCCTGGATGACTATTTGGCACTTGACGATGGTGTTTTAACCACTTATTTTATTCATTGGACCCATTCTCGTGATGATATTTTAAGTGATCTTGCTAGTCGTTTTCTTAATCGCCGGCCATTTAAATCAGTCATTTATGATCAAAATACACAAAAGCTTTTGCCAACTTTACGAAAGCTAATTCAGACTGCTGGATTTAATAGCCAGTACTACACCGCAGTTAACGACAGCTTTAAACTTCCGTATGATACTTATCATCCACAAGATTCTAATACCCAAACGCAAATCGAGCTTCTCCAACCTAATGGCGATTCTATTGAGTTATCCCAAGTTAGTACCTTGGTCGCCAGCGTGTCGGGACGAGAAGCCGGGGATCAACGGTTCTTTTTCCCAAAAGAGATGCTTGAAACGCGAAACAATATTGAAATTTTCGAACCAATCTATGAAGAATTTCAAAGCTATATCAAAAATAATCATATTATCAATCCAAAGGAGCAAAAATAA
- a CDS encoding lipoate--protein ligase family protein, with translation MPNFKNQCFQQFIQPLSPADNLSSFIYTNALLRSASELKFPLLHFWTLEDTVILGLKDQRLPHLSTALASLTHRGFHYFMRNSGGLAVVSDDGILNLSIFYPWHLEDHELTIDEAYQRMVNLIQAAFPSLEIATGEITHSYCPGSFDISVNGQKIGGISQRRNKVGVTVMLYLSVCGNQQDRGKLIRDFYDTGLQQDQNKWHFPDVWPGAMTTVSKVLNSQLSVQDAIQRIQSIVQIIALDSLNNLMWSPNFISTLSKELISMKRLQERLEKED, from the coding sequence ATGCCTAATTTTAAAAATCAGTGTTTTCAACAGTTTATTCAGCCTTTATCTCCAGCAGATAATCTGTCGTCTTTTATCTATACCAACGCTTTGTTACGTTCAGCTAGCGAACTCAAATTTCCCCTCCTTCATTTTTGGACATTAGAGGATACGGTTATTTTAGGGTTAAAAGATCAACGATTACCGCATTTATCAACTGCCCTTGCTTCGCTTACGCACCGCGGTTTCCACTATTTCATGCGTAATTCAGGGGGATTGGCAGTTGTGAGTGACGACGGTATTTTAAACCTATCAATTTTTTATCCATGGCACCTCGAAGATCATGAATTAACTATTGATGAAGCATACCAGCGAATGGTCAACCTAATTCAGGCAGCTTTTCCTAGCCTAGAAATCGCTACTGGTGAAATCACTCATTCATACTGTCCGGGGAGTTTTGATATCAGCGTTAACGGCCAAAAGATTGGCGGAATTTCTCAACGACGGAACAAAGTGGGAGTTACAGTAATGCTTTACTTAAGTGTCTGTGGTAATCAGCAGGATCGGGGCAAGTTAATTCGTGACTTCTATGATACAGGATTGCAACAAGATCAAAACAAGTGGCATTTTCCAGATGTTTGGCCAGGAGCAATGACAACTGTTTCTAAAGTGCTCAACTCACAATTAAGTGTTCAGGATGCGATCCAGCGAATCCAATCAATCGTTCAAATCATTGCTCTTGACAGCCTTAATAACTTAATGTGGTCGCCTAATTTTATATCAACTCTCAGTAAAGAACTAATCAGCATGAAACGTTTACAAGAACGTTTAGAGAAAGAAGATTAA
- a CDS encoding DUF1934 domain-containing protein, translating into MNLSTIIDQNGQQEKFTFTEEGTFVEMNGKYYLRYIEHQDGQETPVQIKFEDELIRLRRRGNVEPNLFLDPTQETIMRYQTEYGMIKIDVLTESLEKDIDVNAPAGHLSVKYQLKQAGQLIGSYQLELQFAA; encoded by the coding sequence GTGAATCTCTCAACGATTATTGATCAGAATGGACAGCAAGAAAAATTTACCTTTACTGAAGAAGGTACTTTTGTCGAAATGAATGGTAAGTATTATTTACGGTACATTGAACACCAAGACGGTCAAGAAACGCCGGTGCAAATCAAATTTGAAGATGAGCTGATCCGTTTAAGAAGGCGTGGAAATGTCGAACCAAACCTATTTTTGGACCCGACGCAAGAAACTATCATGCGTTATCAAACAGAATACGGCATGATTAAAATTGATGTGTTGACAGAAAGCTTGGAAAAAGACATCGATGTAAACGCCCCGGCTGGTCATCTTTCTGTCAAATACCAACTAAAACAAGCGGGACAATTAATAGGGAGTTACCAACTAGAATTGCAATTTGCGGCCTAA